One stretch of Malus domestica chromosome 14, GDT2T_hap1 DNA includes these proteins:
- the LOC103454190 gene encoding fasciclin-like arabinogalactan protein 16, producing MGSQIYGRCFFFVFALILSAASAASAALPSNKSSTTAVNSNSVLVALLDSHYTELAELVEKALLLQTLEEAVGNHNVTIFAPKNEALERQLDPEFKRFLLEPGNLKSLQTLLMFHIIPSRIGSTQWPDSGSGRHHKTLSGNHEHLHLATHKPTGRKSVNSAQIIRPDDVTRPDGVIHGIESLLIPRSVEDDFNRRRNLRTISAIHPEGAPEVDPRTHRLKKPAPVPAGAPPVLPIYDALAPGPSLAPAPAPGPGGPKHHFDGESQVKDFIHTLLHYGGYNEMADILVNLTSLATEMGRLVSEGYVLTVLAPNDEAMAKLTTDQLSEPGAPEQIVYYHIIPEYQTEESMYNSVKRFGKVRYDTLRLPHKVVAQEADGSVKFGQGDVSAYLFDPDIYTDGRISVQGIDGVLYPTEEEEAKTEKKSAPVVKVAAKPRRGKLMEVACRMLGAHFSTCQ from the exons ATGGGCTCCCAGATCTATGGTCgctgcttcttcttcgtcttcgcCCTCATCCTCTCCGCCGCCTCCGCCGCCTCCGCCGCATTGCCATCTAACAAATCCTCCACCACGGCGGTCAACTCCAACTCCGTCCTCGTCGCCCTCCTCGACTCGCATTACACCGAGCTGGCCGAGCTCGTCGAGAAGGCCCTCCTCCTCCAGACCCTCGAGGAGGCCGTCGGCAACCACAACGTAACCATCTTCGCCCCCAAAAACGAGGCTTTGGAGCGCCAGCTCGACCCGGAATTCAAGCGGTTCCTGCTCGAACCCGGCAATCTGAAGTCCCTCCAGACGCTGCTCATGTTCCACATTATCCCCAGCCGTATCGGGTCGACCCAGTGGCCGGATTCCGGGTCGGGTCGCCACCACAAGACCCTTTCCGGTAACCACGAGCACCTTCATTTGGCAACCCACAAGCCCACCGGCCGCAAATCGGTTAACTCCGCACAAATCATCCGACCCGATGATGTGACCCGACCCGATGGCGTCATCCACGGAATCGAGAGCCTCCTGATCCCGCGCTCCGTCGAGGACGACTTCAACCGGAGGCGGAATCTTCGGACCATATCCGCCATTCATCCCGAGGGAGCTCCCGAGGTCGACCCAAGAACCCACCGCTTGAAGAAGCCGGCTCCGGTTCCTGCCGGCGCCCCGCCAGTTCTGCCGATTTACGACGCTTTGGCTCCCGGTCCGTCTCTAGCTCCGGCTCCCGCCCCAGGACCCGGCGGGCCCAAACATCATTTCGACGGTGAGAGCCAGGTGAAAGACTTCATCCACACTCTCCTCCACTACGGTGGGTACAACGAGATGGCAGACATTCTGGTGAATCTGACGTCTTTGGCGACGGAGATGGGGCGGTTGGTTTCGGAAGGGTACGTGCTGACGGTACTGGCGCCGAACGACGAGGCGATGGCGAAGCTGACCACGGACCAGCTGAGCGAGCCGGGGGCGCCAGAGCAGATTGTGTACTACCACATCATACCGGAGTACCAGACGGAGGAGAGTATGTATAATTCGGTGAAGAGGTTCGGGAAGGTGCGGTACGACACATTGAGGCTGCCGCATAAAGTGGTGGCGCAGGAGGCTGATGGGTCGGTGAAATTCGGGCAGGGGGACGTTTCGGCGTATTTGTTTGATCCCGATATTTATACGGACGGGAGGATTTCGGTGCAGGGCATTGACGGGGTGCTTTACCcgacggaggaggaggaggccaaAACGGAGAAGAAATCTGCACCGGTTGTTAAGGTTGCTGCTAAGCCGAGGAGAG GGAAATTGATGGAAGTAGCTTGTAGAATGCTTGGAGCTCACTTCTCTACTTGTCAATGA
- the LOC103454191 gene encoding E3 ubiquitin-protein ligase RHF2A-like codes for MEIPNKMEAKDAESHMISAAAFVEGGIQEDYGEACSICLDEFCDSDPSVVTSCKHEFHLHCILEWCQRSSQCPMCWQPISLKDPCSQELLEGVERERRFRETARNATIFHHPTLGDFQFQHLPVGTTNAELEERIIQHLAAAASMGRAHHHGRRESHQSRSSARGHPHFSVPSTHPSASPLGPVHAPGGDGEPAEITVASPSTPLTSDVDESSQRSAQYPSVQTDGISSSPSGSSRMHRNRQGNSSSHWSSTSHASSLDQDRAGPSELHSLSESLKSKFNSMSMRYKESFSRSTRGLKERLFSRSPSMSELSSEVRREVNAGIATVSRMMERLETRDNSTDNQSSVVNQNPDGSAAEQRNQNRAEIRGENPLSDNNRPGTTCAAGSTSH; via the exons ATGGAG ATTCCAAATAAAATGGAGGCAAAGGATGCTGAAAGTCATATGATATCAGCTGCTGCATTTGTGGAAGGGGGAATACAAGAGGATTATGGCGAAGCCTGCAGCATATGCCTTGATGAGTTTTGTGACAGTGATCCATCAGTG GTTACTTCTTGCAAGCATGAGTTTCACCTCCACTGCATCCTTGAGTG GTGCCAGCGAAGCTCTCAATGTCCCATGTGTTGGCAACCCATTAGCTTGAAGGATCCTTGCAG TCAAGAATTACTGGAGGGAGTAGAACGGGAGAGAAGATTTAGGGAGACAGCAAGAAATGCAACTATATTTCATCATCCCACCCTTggcgattttcaatttcagcat TTACCTGTGGGTACTACCAATGCTGAACTTGAAGAGCGCATCATTCAGCACTTGGCCGCTGCTGCTTCTATGGGAAGGGCCCATCACCATGGTAGAAGGGAAAGCCATCAGAGCCGATCATCTGCTCGTGGTCATCCACACTTCTCGGTACCTTCTACACATCCTAGTGCATCTCCTCTTGGTCCTGTTCATGCCCCAGGAGGGGACGGTGAACCAGCTGAAATAACTGTAGCAAGTCCATCTACCCCACTTACTTCAGATGTGGATGAATCATCACAAAGGAGTGCACAATATCCTTCTGTTCAGACTGATGGAATTTCTTCCTCACCATCTGGGTCTTCACGCATGCATAGAAATCGTCAAGGAAATTCCTCTAGTCATTG GAGCTCTACTAGCCATGCCTCATCGTTGGATCAGGACAGAGCAGGACCATCAGAACTTCACTCTCTTTCAGAGTCTCTGAAATCTAAGTTTAATTCCATGTCAATGAG GTACAAGGAATCATTTTCGAGGAGTACACGAGGATTGAAGGAGAGGCTGTTCTCCCGTAGCCCTTCTATGTCGGAACTCAGTTCTGAAGTTCGTAGAGAGGTTAATGCTGGAATTGCCACCGTATCTCGAATGATGGAGCGCCTTGAGACAAGAGACAATAGTACAGACAACCAGTCTTCTGTAGTGAATCAGAATCCAGATGGTTCTGCTGCAGAGCAGAGGAACCAGAACCGTGCAGAGATCCGTGGAGAAAACCCTTTGAGCGACAACAATAGGCCTGGTACTACTTGTGCCGCAGGTTCCACTTCACATTGA